In the genome of Limnothrix sp. FACHB-406, one region contains:
- a CDS encoding folate/biopterin family MFS transporter has protein sequence MAIAPNQNISSGSDAIAPQDPPTGRSSGLRSVIVEKLFFGNEPTPELIAILLVYLVQGILGLARLAVSFFLKDELHLSPAEVAALMGVVAIPWMVKPLFGFMSDGLPILGYRRRPYLILSGIGGALAWVAMATVVHTGWAAMLAIALSSLAVAVSDVIADSLVVERARNESTGTAGSLQSLCWGVSALGGLLTAYLSGVLLEQFSAQTVFWMTSMFPLLVCFGAFAIHETPLTARPDLSVVQQQARDLWQAVSQKAIWLPTLFLFLWQATPSSDTAFFYFTTNELQFPPEFLGRVRLVTSVAALIGVWAFQRFFKTVPFRKIFLWSTLVSTALGMTTLLLVTHANRALGIDDRWFSLGDSLILTVAGQITFMPVLVLSARLCPPGVEATLFALLMSVYNLAGAVSSEFGALLTHWLGVDETHFDRLWLLVTIANLSTLLPLPLVGWLPQDDATDGDAQLSELPPEVTAVKHREPNLVPTFMPEMSPQPDRRDRSKT, from the coding sequence ATGGCCATTGCACCGAACCAAAACATCAGTTCCGGCTCCGACGCGATCGCACCCCAGGATCCGCCAACGGGGCGATCGTCTGGTCTGCGCTCGGTGATCGTAGAAAAGCTTTTCTTTGGCAACGAGCCAACCCCGGAACTGATTGCCATTTTGCTGGTGTATCTGGTGCAGGGCATTTTGGGGCTGGCTCGTTTGGCCGTCAGTTTTTTCCTGAAGGATGAGTTGCACCTGAGTCCGGCGGAAGTGGCGGCCCTGATGGGGGTTGTGGCCATTCCCTGGATGGTGAAACCGCTGTTTGGGTTTATGTCTGACGGGTTGCCTATTTTGGGCTACCGGCGGCGACCCTACCTCATTCTGTCGGGCATTGGTGGGGCCTTGGCTTGGGTGGCGATGGCCACGGTGGTGCATACGGGCTGGGCGGCCATGCTGGCGATCGCCCTTTCTTCCCTGGCCGTGGCCGTCAGTGACGTGATTGCCGATTCCTTGGTGGTGGAACGGGCCCGCAACGAGTCCACGGGCACGGCCGGATCCCTGCAATCCCTTTGTTGGGGGGTTTCGGCGCTGGGGGGCCTGTTGACGGCCTATCTCAGCGGCGTGTTGTTGGAGCAGTTCAGCGCCCAAACGGTGTTTTGGATGACCTCCATGTTTCCGCTGTTGGTTTGTTTTGGGGCCTTTGCGATCCACGAAACCCCCTTAACCGCCCGTCCAGACCTGAGCGTGGTTCAACAGCAGGCGCGAGATCTATGGCAGGCGGTTTCCCAGAAGGCGATTTGGCTGCCCACGCTGTTTCTGTTCCTTTGGCAGGCCACGCCCTCATCGGATACGGCGTTTTTCTACTTCACCACCAATGAGTTGCAGTTTCCGCCGGAGTTTTTGGGGCGGGTGCGGCTGGTGACCAGTGTGGCGGCCTTGATTGGGGTTTGGGCATTTCAGCGGTTCTTCAAAACCGTGCCTTTCCGCAAAATTTTCCTTTGGAGCACGCTGGTTTCCACGGCGCTGGGGATGACAACGCTGCTGTTGGTGACCCATGCCAACCGGGCTTTGGGCATTGATGACCGCTGGTTTAGCTTGGGCGATAGCCTGATTTTGACCGTGGCGGGACAAATTACCTTCATGCCGGTGTTGGTGCTGTCGGCGCGGCTTTGTCCGCCGGGGGTGGAGGCAACGCTGTTTGCGCTGTTGATGTCGGTTTATAACCTGGCGGGGGCGGTGTCCAGTGAGTTTGGGGCCCTGCTGACCCATTGGTTGGGGGTGGATGAAACCCACTTCGATCGCCTGTGGTTGTTGGTGACGATCGCCAACTTGTCAACCCTGTTGCCGCTGCCGTTGGTGGGCTGGTTGCCACAGGATGATGCAACCGATGGCGATGCCCAGCTATCGGAGTTGCCGCCGGAGGTGACAGCCGTGAAACATCGGGAGCCAAACCTAGTGCCAACCTTTATGCCGGAGATGTCTCCGCAGCCCGATCGGCGCGATCGCTCCAAAACTTAG
- a CDS encoding HAD-IIIA family hydrolase, producing MSRPAVFLDRDGVLNQEAGYIHRLEDLHLIPGTAQAVRQLNEAGWFCCLASNQAGPARGYYPQSHVDALHDRLCRLLDQEAGAKLDALYYCPYLSGPEGGKDPEFTRYSTWRKPNTGMLVAAAWDWDLDLSRSVMVGDKATDIDLAKNAGCTGILVTTGFGEQVLAGNYQHATQPDFVAANLLEAVRWILRSPR from the coding sequence GTGTCTAGACCGGCGGTATTTCTCGATCGCGACGGCGTATTGAACCAAGAGGCGGGCTACATTCACCGCCTCGAAGACCTGCACCTAATCCCCGGCACAGCCCAAGCGGTGCGGCAACTGAACGAGGCGGGCTGGTTTTGCTGTTTGGCTTCCAACCAAGCCGGCCCAGCCCGGGGCTACTATCCCCAATCCCACGTAGACGCGCTGCACGATCGGCTCTGTCGCCTGCTTGACCAAGAAGCAGGGGCCAAGCTGGATGCGCTCTATTACTGCCCGTACCTGAGCGGCCCCGAAGGCGGCAAAGATCCAGAGTTCACCCGCTATAGCACTTGGCGCAAACCCAACACCGGAATGCTGGTGGCGGCCGCCTGGGATTGGGATCTCGATTTGTCGCGCAGTGTGATGGTGGGTGACAAGGCGACGGATATTGACCTAGCCAAGAATGCCGGTTGTACGGGCATTTTGGTGACGACGGGGTTTGGGGAGCAGGTGTTGGCGGGCAACTATCAACACGCGACGCAGCCGGACTTTGTGGCGGCTAATTTGCTAGAAGCGGTGCGGTGGATTTTGCGATCGCCCCGATAG
- a CDS encoding glycosyltransferase family 9 protein, producing MQILALVPGGIGDQILFFPALTQLKQTYPKAQIDVVVEPRSVAAYQVCASVRDTIAFDFKDRNSPADWGNLLGTIRDREYDAVLSLGRRWAVGLLLWLTGIPKRVGYAAGGKMFLTDPVPLNLEQYAGDLYHDLVRGFGITAPRPALSLQVPQKELAWAEAEQARLGIKGQGYLLVHGGSSAMAKLKGFDKVYPVDSWKAVLTKVQQAKPELPIVLVKGPDDTDFVATLQAACPSLKLVTPNNIGQLAAMTAGANVMLCGDSGPMHISVALGTYTIALFGPTDPAKLLPPGDDRFVAIKSPTDRMSDIPPSAILEKLGV from the coding sequence ATGCAGATCCTCGCCCTCGTACCTGGTGGCATTGGCGACCAGATCTTATTTTTCCCCGCCCTGACCCAACTGAAGCAGACCTACCCGAAGGCGCAGATTGACGTGGTGGTGGAGCCGCGATCGGTTGCGGCCTACCAGGTCTGTGCTTCGGTGCGCGACACGATCGCCTTTGACTTCAAGGATCGCAACAGTCCCGCCGACTGGGGCAACCTGCTGGGCACCATCCGCGATCGGGAATATGACGCGGTGCTGTCGCTGGGGCGGCGGTGGGCCGTGGGGCTGCTGCTGTGGCTGACGGGGATTCCCAAGCGCGTGGGCTACGCGGCCGGCGGCAAGATGTTTTTGACCGATCCCGTGCCCCTGAATTTGGAGCAATACGCGGGCGATCTGTACCACGACTTGGTGCGCGGCTTTGGAATCACGGCTCCCCGGCCGGCCCTGTCGCTGCAAGTGCCCCAAAAGGAACTGGCCTGGGCTGAAGCAGAGCAGGCCCGCTTGGGGATCAAGGGCCAGGGTTATTTGCTGGTGCATGGTGGCTCCAGTGCCATGGCCAAGCTGAAGGGCTTTGATAAGGTCTATCCGGTGGACTCCTGGAAGGCGGTGTTGACCAAGGTGCAACAGGCCAAGCCGGAACTGCCGATCGTGCTAGTGAAGGGGCCTGACGATACGGATTTTGTGGCTACGTTGCAGGCCGCTTGTCCGAGCCTGAAACTGGTGACTCCCAACAACATTGGTCAACTCGCGGCGATGACGGCGGGGGCGAATGTGATGCTCTGTGGCGACAGCGGCCCGATGCATATTTCTGTGGCCCTGGGCACTTACACGATCGCCCTGTTTGGCCCCACCGATCCCGCCAAGCTGCTGCCGCCCGGTGACGATCGCTTCGTGGCCATCAAGTCCCCGACCGATCGGATGAGTGACATTCCCCCCAGCGCCATTCTGGAGAAGTTGGGTGTCTAG
- the ispD gene encoding 2-C-methyl-D-erythritol 4-phosphate cytidylyltransferase: MYLLIPAAGSGKRMGADRNKLLIDLAGETIFAWTLKAAQASPSIAWIGIMCQPIDRPDFEAIAQNLHLTKPVVFIQGGDTRQASVYNGLQALPPEADRVLIHDGARCLATPDLFDRCTAELATCPGLIAAIPVKDTIKQVDANQIVSNTPDRATLWAAQTPQGFEVATLKACHDRGLAENWEVTDDAALFERCGLPVKIVMGEETNLKVTTPQDLAIAEFILRQRQP, encoded by the coding sequence TTGTATCTCCTAATTCCGGCGGCCGGCTCCGGCAAGCGCATGGGCGCGGATCGCAACAAACTCCTGATCGACCTAGCGGGCGAAACAATCTTCGCTTGGACGCTGAAGGCCGCCCAGGCCAGCCCGTCGATCGCCTGGATTGGGATCATGTGTCAGCCGATCGACCGGCCGGATTTCGAGGCGATCGCCCAGAACCTGCACCTGACCAAGCCCGTTGTGTTTATCCAGGGCGGCGACACCCGCCAAGCCTCGGTCTACAATGGCCTGCAAGCCCTGCCCCCCGAAGCCGATCGCGTCTTGATCCACGACGGGGCCCGCTGCTTGGCCACCCCAGACCTGTTCGATCGCTGCACCGCCGAGCTGGCCACCTGTCCGGGATTGATCGCTGCGATTCCCGTCAAGGACACGATTAAGCAAGTGGATGCGAATCAAATTGTTAGCAACACGCCCGATCGCGCCACCCTCTGGGCCGCCCAAACGCCCCAAGGCTTTGAAGTGGCCACCCTCAAGGCCTGCCACGATCGGGGCTTGGCTGAAAACTGGGAAGTCACCGACGATGCCGCCCTGTTTGAGCGGTGCGGCTTGCCCGTGAAAATCGTGATGGGCGAAGAAACCAACCTGAAAGTCACCACGCCCCAAGACTTGGCGATCGCCGAGTTCATCCTCCGCCAGCGCCAACCCTAG
- a CDS encoding peptidoglycan-binding protein has translation MNILSSNNPPAKSERSGVPASDQVVSDILRLGDRGNLVQVVQHELNMRGFDAGQPDGMFGPQTEIAVKQAQSAYGLTPDGIVGADTWERLGFTFR, from the coding sequence GTGAATATCTTGTCTAGCAATAACCCACCGGCTAAATCCGAACGCTCCGGCGTGCCGGCCAGCGACCAAGTGGTCAGTGATATTTTGCGACTGGGCGATCGGGGTAACCTCGTGCAGGTCGTCCAGCATGAACTAAACATGCGTGGTTTTGATGCGGGACAACCGGACGGTATGTTTGGCCCCCAAACCGAAATCGCCGTCAAACAGGCCCAATCCGCCTATGGTCTCACGCCCGATGGCATCGTTGGGGCAGACACCTGGGAGCGTTTGGGCTTCACGTTCCGCTAG
- a CDS encoding P-II family nitrogen regulator, translated as MKKIEAIVRPFKLDDVKIALVNAGIVGMTVSEVRGFGRQKGQTERYRGSEYTVEFLQKLKIEVVVDDKDVDMVVECIITAARTGEIGDGKIFISPVEQIIRIRTGEKNLEAV; from the coding sequence TTGAAAAAGATTGAAGCGATCGTGCGTCCTTTTAAATTGGACGATGTAAAAATTGCCCTCGTCAACGCCGGCATTGTCGGGATGACCGTTTCCGAAGTGCGCGGTTTTGGCCGCCAAAAGGGACAAACGGAGCGCTACCGGGGATCGGAGTACACCGTTGAGTTCCTGCAAAAACTGAAGATCGAAGTGGTGGTGGACGACAAGGATGTGGATATGGTCGTTGAGTGCATCATCACCGCGGCCCGCACCGGCGAAATTGGCGACGGTAAGATCTTCATCTCGCCCGTGGAACAAATCATCCGGATTCGGACCGGTGAGAAGAACCTAGAGGCGGTCTAG
- the mrdA gene encoding penicillin-binding protein 2 has protein sequence MGLVSIRRGGFAPSSVAPDRTQTFRALVLMTLVTALIGSLAFRLSRLQLVEGAVQRQAAERNRLRGLPLVPDRGALFDRKGQVLARSRLIRSVYLSPQRHSPAEWQRILKPMESIFDRPVAAIAQQIATQRQQGRGDMPIRVARDLTPEGFVRLAELDPGAGILAVRVEAERDYPHGSTAAHVIGYLGEANPEDIKNNPDLPMGATVGKAGIERLAESTLRGTWGYDWIEADAKGRLLRPAGQRPPKPGQPLQLTLDLAVQQAAERGLQGRRGAVVAMDPRTGAILAMASSPTFDSNWFTQRITKNQWAQLQDPSRPLLNRALQGYPPASTFKIVTSVAAIESGAYSPNATVGTAGALSLGGTVFREHGGGGYGTIGFARALEVSSNTFYYQVGMKTGPEAIAQWGQALGIGQPLKLGLLGSRGMLPTPATKQTLYRQPWYLGDTVSMSIGQGLVLTTPLELATVVSAIANGGKRVVPHLLANQTSQSDFQPQLIGLKPETLNVVRQGLNAVVRQGTAKVLNDPSLPPSAGKTGTAEVPSGPNNAMYVGYAPVDQPQIALAVAVENAGYGGAVAAPIAKEVFKAYFGPKPPAANPPANP, from the coding sequence ATGGGATTGGTATCTATTCGTAGGGGCGGCTTTGCTCCGTCATCGGTCGCGCCCGATCGCACCCAAACCTTCCGTGCCCTGGTCTTGATGACTTTGGTAACGGCGCTGATCGGATCCTTGGCGTTTCGCCTCAGTCGCTTGCAACTGGTGGAGGGGGCTGTGCAGCGCCAGGCCGCAGAGCGGAATCGATTGCGGGGGTTGCCCTTGGTTCCCGATCGGGGGGCCCTGTTCGATCGTAAGGGCCAGGTGCTCGCTCGGAGTCGCTTAATCCGCAGCGTGTATCTGTCGCCCCAGCGCCACAGCCCGGCCGAGTGGCAGCGGATTCTGAAGCCGATGGAAAGCATTTTCGATCGCCCCGTTGCGGCCATTGCCCAACAGATTGCCACTCAGCGTCAGCAGGGCCGGGGTGATATGCCCATTCGGGTGGCCCGGGATCTGACCCCTGAAGGATTTGTCCGGCTGGCAGAACTGGATCCGGGAGCAGGCATCCTCGCCGTGCGCGTGGAAGCTGAGCGGGACTATCCCCACGGTTCGACCGCCGCCCACGTGATTGGCTATTTGGGGGAAGCCAACCCCGAAGATATTAAAAACAACCCCGATTTGCCCATGGGAGCCACCGTGGGCAAGGCAGGTATCGAACGGTTGGCAGAATCGACCCTGCGGGGCACTTGGGGCTACGACTGGATTGAGGCCGATGCCAAGGGCCGTCTCCTGCGGCCGGCGGGCCAACGGCCCCCGAAGCCGGGCCAGCCCCTTCAGTTAACGCTGGATTTGGCCGTGCAACAGGCGGCGGAACGGGGACTTCAGGGACGGCGCGGCGCAGTGGTGGCCATGGATCCCCGCACGGGGGCCATTTTGGCCATGGCCAGCAGCCCCACATTCGATTCCAATTGGTTTACCCAGCGCATTACCAAAAACCAGTGGGCCCAACTCCAAGACCCCAGCCGCCCCCTGTTGAATCGGGCCCTTCAGGGCTATCCCCCGGCCAGCACGTTCAAGATTGTGACTTCGGTGGCGGCGATCGAGTCGGGAGCCTATAGCCCGAATGCCACGGTGGGCACTGCCGGGGCCCTGTCCCTGGGGGGGACGGTGTTTCGGGAACATGGGGGCGGTGGCTACGGCACGATCGGCTTTGCCAGGGCCCTCGAAGTCAGCAGCAATACCTTCTATTACCAGGTGGGAATGAAGACCGGCCCCGAGGCGATCGCCCAATGGGGCCAGGCCCTGGGCATTGGTCAGCCGCTGAAGTTGGGGCTGTTGGGCAGTCGGGGCATGTTGCCCACGCCGGCCACCAAACAAACTCTGTACCGTCAACCCTGGTACTTGGGCGATACGGTCAGTATGTCGATCGGGCAAGGATTGGTCTTAACCACGCCTTTGGAACTGGCCACGGTTGTTTCCGCGATCGCCAATGGAGGAAAGCGTGTGGTTCCCCACCTGTTGGCTAACCAAACCAGCCAATCGGACTTTCAGCCCCAGTTGATCGGCCTGAAACCCGAAACCCTGAACGTGGTGCGCCAGGGACTCAATGCGGTGGTGCGCCAGGGAACCGCCAAAGTGCTCAATGATCCCAGTCTGCCCCCCAGCGCTGGCAAAACGGGAACCGCCGAAGTGCCCAGCGGCCCCAATAACGCAATGTATGTGGGCTATGCCCCGGTGGATCAACCGCAAATTGCCCTGGCGGTGGCTGTGGAAAATGCTGGCTATGGGGGAGCTGTGGCGGCCCCGATCGCGAAGGAAGTGTTCAAGGCTTACTTTGGCCCAAAACCGCCCGCCGCTAATCCGCCCGCGAATCCGTAG
- the mrdA gene encoding penicillin-binding protein 2 encodes MTLLQPLYDRLNTDGRTIGRSNQGWILMGVVSLLIFGGLAQRLVHLQLMEGEALRARAERNRIQTIPKIPSRGNLLDRNGNLLAGNQLTHSVSVWRTAVNRPNWPRLRNVLATTLNISEDDLQARADHLDFESRFLIPVQHNVKPEEVVRLREYGVDLQGVQIERETSRSYPYGETAAHVLGYIGEISKEELEGNRFRAQKSAKGYRYGDIVGKMGLEKSLEFTLRGQPGSGRVEIDGKGNLINILDDRPARPGEDIHLSLDVDLQRASESALGGRNGAVVVMNPKTGEVLALASEPRFDPNIFTRKIDQRTWQALQKRRHPFVNRALQAYPPASTFKVVTTVAAVESGKLPPDAVLPTYAYLPVDGTRVWDWNKSGFGPMSFISAMAMSSNTFFGQAGLRAGEKNLVTWARKLGFSSPTGIELRFEEARGLIPSDEWKRKNDLGRWHRVDTVNASIGQGYVQASPLQVAVMFSAVANGGYRVQPRLVQSTPIQRESLGLKPSTLELLRKSLRSVVTAGTGKALNGTVSVAGKSGTAEDPPRETHAWFGAYAPYEKPEIVVVAFLENGGGGGKVAGPVARSVIDAYFAKARQPQKGKSNTAQASTANQPTGNNRQSQD; translated from the coding sequence ATGACGCTGCTACAACCGCTGTACGATCGCCTCAACACCGATGGCCGCACCATCGGGCGATCAAACCAAGGTTGGATTTTGATGGGTGTGGTTTCCCTGTTGATCTTTGGGGGACTGGCTCAGCGCCTAGTGCATCTCCAGCTCATGGAAGGTGAGGCCCTGCGGGCCCGGGCCGAGCGCAACCGCATTCAAACCATCCCCAAAATTCCTAGCCGGGGCAACCTGCTCGATCGCAACGGCAACCTGCTCGCGGGTAACCAGCTCACCCACTCCGTTTCCGTTTGGCGCACAGCGGTTAACCGGCCCAACTGGCCCCGACTGCGGAATGTTCTGGCCACCACCCTCAATATTTCAGAAGACGATCTCCAGGCCCGGGCCGATCATCTAGATTTTGAATCTCGCTTTCTGATTCCTGTTCAGCACAACGTGAAACCCGAAGAGGTCGTGCGGTTGCGGGAATATGGCGTGGATCTGCAAGGGGTGCAAATTGAACGGGAAACCAGTCGCTCCTATCCCTACGGTGAAACGGCCGCCCACGTCTTGGGCTACATCGGCGAAATCAGCAAGGAAGAACTGGAAGGCAACCGATTTCGGGCCCAAAAATCCGCCAAAGGCTATCGCTATGGCGACATTGTGGGCAAAATGGGCCTTGAAAAATCCCTGGAATTTACCCTGCGGGGCCAGCCCGGTAGCGGTCGGGTAGAAATTGACGGCAAGGGCAACCTGATCAACATTCTGGACGATCGCCCCGCTCGACCCGGTGAAGATATCCACCTCAGCTTAGACGTTGACTTGCAGCGGGCTTCGGAATCGGCCTTGGGGGGACGCAACGGGGCCGTGGTGGTCATGAACCCCAAAACCGGTGAAGTGTTGGCCCTCGCCAGCGAACCCCGATTTGACCCCAATATCTTCACCCGCAAGATTGACCAACGCACTTGGCAAGCCCTGCAAAAGCGCCGCCATCCCTTCGTGAACCGAGCTTTGCAGGCCTATCCCCCCGCCAGTACCTTCAAGGTGGTGACCACCGTGGCGGCGGTGGAGTCGGGCAAGCTCCCGCCGGATGCTGTTCTGCCCACCTATGCCTATTTGCCCGTGGATGGTACTCGGGTTTGGGATTGGAACAAATCCGGCTTTGGCCCCATGAGCTTCATCAGTGCCATGGCCATGAGCAGCAACACCTTCTTTGGGCAAGCGGGCCTGCGGGCGGGCGAAAAAAACCTGGTCACTTGGGCCCGGAAGTTGGGCTTTAGCTCACCAACGGGCATTGAACTGCGATTTGAGGAAGCCAGGGGACTGATTCCCAGTGATGAATGGAAGCGGAAAAATGACTTGGGACGTTGGCATCGGGTAGATACAGTCAATGCCTCGATCGGGCAAGGCTACGTGCAAGCGTCCCCCCTGCAAGTGGCGGTCATGTTTTCAGCCGTGGCCAATGGGGGCTATCGGGTGCAGCCCCGGTTGGTGCAGTCCACGCCGATTCAGCGGGAGTCTTTGGGTTTGAAACCCAGCACCTTGGAACTGTTGCGGAAATCCCTGCGCAGTGTGGTAACGGCGGGTACGGGCAAAGCCCTGAATGGCACGGTGTCGGTGGCAGGCAAGAGCGGCACGGCGGAAGATCCGCCCCGGGAAACCCATGCTTGGTTTGGGGCCTATGCGCCCTATGAAAAACCGGAGATCGTGGTGGTGGCGTTTTTGGAAAATGGTGGCGGTGGCGGCAAGGTGGCCGGCCCCGTTGCCCGATCGGTGATTGATGCCTATTTTGCTAAGGCTCGCCAACCCCAAAAGGGCAAATCCAACACCGCCCAAGCCTCAACGGCCAACCAGCCCACCGGCAACAATCGCCAATCTCAGGATTAG
- the lipA gene encoding lipoyl synthase, with product MNPNSNPIAQKPEWLRVKAPQWERVGNVKDILRDLALNTVCEEASCPNIGECFNAGTATFLIMGPACTRACPYCDIDFEKKPKALDPTEPTRLAEAVRRMRLNHVVITSVNRDDLPDGGADQFRQCIAAVRSASPGTTIEVLIPDLCGNWAALDIILSAGPEVLNHNTETIARLYRRVRPQGDYQRTLELLQRAKTLAPWLYTKSGIMVGLGETAAEVEQAMADLRSVDCDILTLGQYLQPSPKHLPVQSFVTPEQFEAWRVAGEAMGFLQVVSSPLTRSSYHAEQVRSLMERYPRSRPQSAEALSVG from the coding sequence GTGAACCCAAACTCCAACCCGATCGCCCAAAAACCTGAATGGCTCCGCGTCAAGGCTCCTCAGTGGGAGCGCGTGGGCAATGTCAAAGATATTTTGCGGGACTTGGCCCTGAACACGGTCTGCGAAGAAGCCTCCTGCCCCAACATTGGCGAGTGCTTCAATGCCGGAACGGCCACGTTTTTAATCATGGGGCCCGCCTGCACCCGCGCTTGTCCCTATTGCGACATTGACTTTGAGAAGAAGCCCAAGGCCCTGGATCCCACGGAACCAACGCGGCTGGCGGAAGCGGTGCGCCGGATGCGGCTGAACCATGTGGTGATTACATCGGTGAATCGGGATGATTTGCCCGACGGCGGGGCGGATCAGTTTCGCCAATGCATTGCGGCCGTGCGATCGGCCTCGCCGGGAACCACGATCGAGGTGTTGATTCCGGATCTCTGCGGTAACTGGGCGGCGCTGGATATTATCCTGTCGGCGGGGCCGGAGGTGCTGAACCACAACACGGAAACGATCGCCCGTCTTTATCGCCGGGTGCGCCCCCAAGGGGACTATCAACGCACATTGGAACTATTGCAACGTGCCAAAACCCTTGCCCCTTGGCTGTATACCAAATCTGGAATCATGGTTGGGCTGGGGGAAACGGCGGCGGAAGTGGAACAAGCCATGGCCGACCTACGATCAGTGGATTGCGATATTTTGACCCTCGGGCAATATCTCCAGCCTTCGCCTAAGCATTTGCCGGTGCAGTCTTTTGTGACTCCGGAGCAGTTTGAAGCTTGGCGGGTGGCCGGGGAAGCCATGGGCTTTTTGCAGGTGGTTTCTTCGCCGCTGACCCGCAGTTCCTACCATGCGGAACAGGTGCGATCGCTGATGGAACGTTATCCCCGATCGCGCCCGCAGTCTGCTGAGGCGCTTTCCGTCGGCTAG
- a CDS encoding glycerophosphodiester phosphodiesterase family protein, with product MAQLIAHRGSSAIAPENTLVAIEQAIADRVDAIELDVQELADGTLAVLHDTNLRRLAGVDRPSHQLTAADLAQLEVGSWFSPRFAGTQIPTLAVVLAQVGDRVALNLELKCHGQERQLPEAVVALLRAFSQAQVTLTSFNWAMLQRVRAIAPELPLGPIAADPLDWAALDRELGAVAVVSLHHGQLTPEVVALARSRQAALWVWTVDDPIEMERALSLGVDGVITNAPDRARFDRLAAAAPSPIGSDGQ from the coding sequence ATGGCGCAGCTCATTGCCCATCGGGGCAGTTCCGCGATCGCTCCCGAAAATACCTTGGTGGCGATCGAACAGGCGATCGCTGACCGGGTTGATGCGATCGAGCTGGATGTGCAGGAGCTGGCGGACGGCACGTTGGCGGTGCTCCATGACACGAACTTGCGGCGGTTAGCCGGGGTCGATCGCCCCAGCCATCAACTGACTGCTGCGGACTTAGCCCAATTGGAGGTGGGATCCTGGTTTAGTCCCCGGTTTGCGGGAACCCAGATTCCGACCCTGGCGGTGGTGTTGGCCCAAGTGGGCGATCGGGTGGCCCTGAATTTGGAGCTGAAGTGTCATGGCCAGGAACGCCAACTACCGGAAGCCGTGGTGGCTTTGTTGAGGGCGTTTTCCCAAGCACAGGTCACGCTCACGTCTTTTAATTGGGCAATGCTGCAACGGGTGCGGGCGATCGCGCCTGAGTTGCCATTGGGCCCGATTGCGGCTGACCCGCTGGATTGGGCCGCGCTCGATCGGGAATTGGGGGCGGTGGCGGTGGTGTCGTTGCACCATGGCCAGCTCACCCCCGAAGTGGTGGCTCTGGCGCGATCGCGGCAGGCGGCCCTCTGGGTTTGGACAGTGGACGATCCCATCGAAATGGAGCGGGCCCTGAGCTTGGGGGTGGATGGCGTGATCACCAATGCTCCCGATCGGGCCCGGTTCGATCGGCTGGCTGCGGCGGCTCCTAGCCCGATCGGCTCGGACGGTCAATAG
- the fldA gene encoding flavodoxin FldA: protein MATIGLFYGTQTGNTESLAEKIQAALGGDSVVDLHDVADASVEDFAPYNYLIVGCPTWNIGELQSDWDGLYGELDDISFAGKKVAYFGPGDQVGYADNFQDAMGLLEEKIASLGGQTVGMWPIAGYDFSESKAQRGDQFVGLALDEDNQPDLTDERIATWVAQIKREFGL, encoded by the coding sequence ATGGCAACGATCGGACTGTTCTACGGCACGCAAACGGGCAACACGGAATCCTTGGCTGAAAAAATTCAAGCGGCCCTGGGCGGCGATTCCGTGGTGGATTTGCACGATGTGGCGGATGCCAGCGTCGAAGACTTTGCGCCCTACAACTACCTGATTGTGGGCTGCCCTACCTGGAACATTGGCGAACTCCAAAGCGACTGGGACGGCCTCTACGGAGAGCTAGACGACATCAGCTTTGCGGGCAAAAAGGTGGCCTATTTTGGCCCCGGCGACCAGGTGGGCTACGCGGACAATTTCCAAGACGCGATGGGATTGCTTGAGGAAAAGATCGCCAGCCTGGGCGGCCAAACCGTGGGCATGTGGCCGATCGCGGGCTATGACTTCAGCGAATCCAAGGCCCAACGGGGCGATCAGTTCGTGGGGTTGGCGCTGGATGAAGATAACCAACCGGACTTGACCGATGAGCGAATTGCCACTTGGGTGGCCCAGATTAAGCGCGAATTTGGCCTGTAA